The genomic window TTCTCGAACCGGAGGTCATCATCTTGGACGAGATCGATTCCGGACTGGACATCGATGCGCTCAGGGCGGTCTCCGAAGGGATCAACAAGATGAAAGACGGCAAACGCTCTTTCCTTGTCATTACCCACTACAGCCGCATTCTGGACTATATCGAACCGGACTACATCCATGTTCTCAAAGACGGCCGCATCATCAAAACGGCAGGCCCGGAGCTTGTAGCACAGCTCGAAGAGAAGGGGTATGAATCCATTGTAGAGGATACAGCATCATGATACTCGATGCACTGAGAAAAAAAACGGTAGAGGAGATGGGTCAGGCACTCGGTGTCGATGCACGAAAACCGCAGCTTGCCCGACTCCATGCACTTGGCCTGCCGACAAAGAAGAGCGAAGCCTACCGCTATTTCGACATCGATACACTGCTGGCACAAGAGTATACCCTGCTCGACTATGTACCCAAAAGCATCCAGGAGAGTGACCGCGTTGAGATCGTTGACGGTACTGTCATCTCTGCTCCCAAAGGGATGCGTATCTTCTATGAAGAGTGTAAGCTCATCGACATGGAACATTTCGACCCGCTCTACTACCTGGGCCACCTTCTCGCACCCCATGTCATCAAGATCGAGATCGACGGTGATGCCCATGTGGAGATCGTACACAGGTTCACCAAAAGCAATGCCCTCATCAACTACCGTATCGCTCTCGAGAACCAGAGCAACAGACATGCCATCGTCTATGAAAGCTTCGAGAATGAAGCGATCAGCAACAGCCTCGTTCTTTACGGCTATGATATGCACATTGCTCCGGACAGTACACTCAGAGTACTCAAGACCCAGACATTCGATGCGGAACATTATGCCATTGTCGCTTCACACAGTATTCATGTGGAACGTCAGGCAAATGCCATCCTGAAATCATTCGATTTCGGCGGCGGTCTGGGACTGCAGCTCATCAAGGTCGTACTCGAAGAGCGTGCCCATACCGAAATGGGGCACCTGCTCTACCTGAACAGTGACTCCAGACGCGGTACGGTCTCACAGATCATCCACAGAGGCCAGCACTCGACCTCTTCGCAGGAAGCCAAGAACATTCTTGACGGCCATTCAAGAGGTATCTTCGATGCCCTCATCAAAGTGGAACATTCGGCAAAATACACCAAAGCGCATCAGAACTCCAAAGCCATCCTGCTTGATGAGAAAGCCTACATGGTCGCCAAACCGCAACTTGAGATCTACATAGACGAACTTGAAGCGTCTCACGGTTCCACCACAGGGCAACTCGACAAGAAACAGCTTTTCTACCTTCAGTCACGCGGGATCTCCGCAGTGGAAGCCAGAAAAATGCTGGTCATCGCCTTTGCCAACACACTCATAGAGAAGGTCAAAGACATTAGACAGCAGGAGCGTATCAAGGATGAGTTCGAGAATGCCTTCTACGCCATGCAGGAAAAAGAAACAGCAGGAGAGGCATCATGAGCAGTATTGAAGAGACCATAGCCCGGTACAAAGAGGATTTCGACCTTTTCCCTACAGCCAATGATAAGCTCGAATATATCTTCGACC from Sulfurovum riftiae includes these protein-coding regions:
- a CDS encoding SufD family Fe-S cluster assembly protein, which gives rise to MILDALRKKTVEEMGQALGVDARKPQLARLHALGLPTKKSEAYRYFDIDTLLAQEYTLLDYVPKSIQESDRVEIVDGTVISAPKGMRIFYEECKLIDMEHFDPLYYLGHLLAPHVIKIEIDGDAHVEIVHRFTKSNALINYRIALENQSNRHAIVYESFENEAISNSLVLYGYDMHIAPDSTLRVLKTQTFDAEHYAIVASHSIHVERQANAILKSFDFGGGLGLQLIKVVLEERAHTEMGHLLYLNSDSRRGTVSQIIHRGQHSTSSQEAKNILDGHSRGIFDALIKVEHSAKYTKAHQNSKAILLDEKAYMVAKPQLEIYIDELEASHGSTTGQLDKKQLFYLQSRGISAVEARKMLVIAFANTLIEKVKDIRQQERIKDEFENAFYAMQEKETAGEAS